A stretch of Cicer arietinum cultivar CDC Frontier isolate Library 1 chromosome 5, Cicar.CDCFrontier_v2.0, whole genome shotgun sequence DNA encodes these proteins:
- the LOC101492096 gene encoding deoxyuridine 5'-triphosphate nucleotidohydrolase-like, whose protein sequence is MSNANGAVAHLFLRVKKLSDKAVLPSRGSPLSAGYDLSSAAATQVPARGKALIPTDLSIAVPEGTYARIAPRSGLAWKHSIDVGAGVIDADYRGPVGVILFNHSDVDFEVKFGDRIAQLIIEKIITPEVSEVQDLDSTLRGEGGFGSTGV, encoded by the exons ATGTCTAACGCAAACGGCGCCGTTGCACACCTTTTTCTCCGAGTCAAGAAGCTCTCCGACAAAGCCGTTCTGCCTTCAAGGGGTTCCCCTCTCTCCGCTGGTTACGATCTTTCCAGCGCCGCCGCTACTCAAGTTCCGGCGCGAGGCAAGGCTCTTATTCCCACCGATCTCTCCATCGCCGTCCCTGAAGGAACCTATGCTCGAATTG CACCGAGATCGGGGTTGGCTTGGAAGCATTCAATTGATGTGGGTGCTGGAGTGATTGATGCCGATTACAGAGGTCCTGTTGGTGTTATACTGTTCAATCATTCAGATGTTGATTTTGAAGTAAAATTTGGTGATAGGATTGCTCAGTTGATTATTGAGAAGATTATCACTCCTGAGGTTTCTGAGGTTCAGGATTTGGATTCCACTCTTAGAGGCGAAGGTGGTTTTGGATCAACTGGGGTTTGA
- the LOC101492989 gene encoding jasmonate-induced oxygenase 1 isoform X1 → MEVTGEPIRVQSLIQSGLSQVPFEYIQPPNNRPIHTDPDANIPIVDLFNFNPNRRHSTREVIGQACREWGAFHIINHGVPTTLLDAVRRAGLAFFDECPMPEKLRYACTAGAAASEGYGSRMLVSSNEKGNDAVSQVLDWRDYFDHHTFPLSRRDPNRWPNFTSDYRESVAKYSDEMKILAQKLLALISESVGLRPSCIEDGVGELYQNITISYYPPCPQPDLTLGLQSHSDMGAITLLIQDDVGGLQVLQNGSDNWVTVQPLSDAILVLLADQTEIITNGKYRSCVHRAVTNPDKPRLSVATFHDPAKTVKISPASELITNSSPAKYQDVVYGDYVSSWYTKGPEGKRNIDALIL, encoded by the exons ATGGAAGTTACTGGCGAACCCATTCGGGTACAATCTCTGATTCAATCGGGTCTATCTCAGGTTCCATTCGAATATATCCAACCCCCAAATAACCGACCCATTCATACCGATCCCGATGCCAACATCCCCATCGTCGACCTCTTCAACTTCAACCCCAACCGCCGTCATTCCACCCGGGAAGTAATCGGACAAGCCTGCCGTGAATGGGGCGCCTTCCACATAATCAACCACGGCGTTCCCACAACCCTCCTCGACGCCGTCCGTCGCGCAGGCCTCGCATTCTTCGACGAATGCCCCATGCCAGAAAAGCTCCGGTACGCTTGTACCGCCGGCGCCGCTGCATCCGAGGGGTACGGAAGCCGGATGCTGGTGAGCTCAAATGAAAAAGGAAATGACGCCGTCTCGCAGGTCCTTGATTGGAGAGACTATTTCGACCACCACACTTTTCCCCTTTCTCGCCGGGACCCTAATCGTTGGCCGAATTTTACATCTGATTACAGGGAATCGGTAGCTAAGTACAGTGATGAAATGAAGATTCTGGCGCAAAAGTTACTAGCTTTGATATCAGAGAGTGTTGGGTTGCGACCTTCTTGCATTGAAGATGGTGTTGGAGAATTGTACCAGAATATAACTATAAGCTATTACCCACCGTGTCCTCAACCGGACCTCACACTTGGTCTGCAATCACATTCTGATATGGGTGCTATTACCCTTTTGATTCAAGACGATGTGGGTGGTCTTCAGGTTCTTCAAAATGGTAGTGATAATTGGGTTACTGTGCAGCCTTTGTCAGATGCTATTCTTGTTCTTTTGGCTGACCAAACTGAG ATTATAACAAATGGAAAGTACAGGAGCTGTGTGCATAGAGCAGTCACTAATCCTGATAAACCAAGACTCTCTGTGGCAACATTTCATGACCCTGCCAAGACAGTCAAGATCTCCCCTGCTTCTGAACTAATCACTAATTCGTCACCAGCTAAATACCAGGATGTTGTTTATGGAGACTACGTATCATCATGGTATACCAAAGGTCCTGAAGGAAAACGAAATATTGATGCACTTATTCTGTAA
- the LOC101492989 gene encoding jasmonate-induced oxygenase 1 isoform X2, whose product MEVTGEPIRVQSLIQSGLSQVPFEYIQPPNNRPIHTDPDANIPIVDLFNFNPNRRHSTREVIGQACREWGAFHIINHGVPTTLLDAVRRAGLAFFDECPMPEKLRYACTAGAAASEGYGSRMLVSSNEKGNDAVSQVLDWRDYFDHHTFPLSRRDPNRWPNFTSDYRESVAKYSDEMKILAQKLLALISESVGLRPSCIEDGVGELYQNITISYYPPCPQPDLTLGLQSHSDMGAITLLIQDDVGGLQVLQNGSDNWVTVQPLSDAILVLLADQTEVNRAVSLLFIWRHLPRLL is encoded by the exons ATGGAAGTTACTGGCGAACCCATTCGGGTACAATCTCTGATTCAATCGGGTCTATCTCAGGTTCCATTCGAATATATCCAACCCCCAAATAACCGACCCATTCATACCGATCCCGATGCCAACATCCCCATCGTCGACCTCTTCAACTTCAACCCCAACCGCCGTCATTCCACCCGGGAAGTAATCGGACAAGCCTGCCGTGAATGGGGCGCCTTCCACATAATCAACCACGGCGTTCCCACAACCCTCCTCGACGCCGTCCGTCGCGCAGGCCTCGCATTCTTCGACGAATGCCCCATGCCAGAAAAGCTCCGGTACGCTTGTACCGCCGGCGCCGCTGCATCCGAGGGGTACGGAAGCCGGATGCTGGTGAGCTCAAATGAAAAAGGAAATGACGCCGTCTCGCAGGTCCTTGATTGGAGAGACTATTTCGACCACCACACTTTTCCCCTTTCTCGCCGGGACCCTAATCGTTGGCCGAATTTTACATCTGATTACAGGGAATCGGTAGCTAAGTACAGTGATGAAATGAAGATTCTGGCGCAAAAGTTACTAGCTTTGATATCAGAGAGTGTTGGGTTGCGACCTTCTTGCATTGAAGATGGTGTTGGAGAATTGTACCAGAATATAACTATAAGCTATTACCCACCGTGTCCTCAACCGGACCTCACACTTGGTCTGCAATCACATTCTGATATGGGTGCTATTACCCTTTTGATTCAAGACGATGTGGGTGGTCTTCAGGTTCTTCAAAATGGTAGTGATAATTGGGTTACTGTGCAGCCTTTGTCAGATGCTATTCTTGTTCTTTTGGCTGACCAAACTGAG GTAAATAGGGCAGTCTCCTTGTTATTCATTTGGCGCCATCTACCCCGACTGTTATGA
- the LOC101492989 gene encoding jasmonate-induced oxygenase 1 isoform X3, with amino-acid sequence MEVTGEPIRVQSLIQSGLSQVPFEYIQPPNNRPIHTDPDANIPIVDLFNFNPNRRHSTREVIGQACREWGAFHIINHGVPTTLLDAVRRAGLAFFDECPMPEKLRYACTAGAAASEGYGSRMLVSSNEKGNDAVSQVLDWRDYFDHHTFPLSRRDPNRWPNFTSDYRESVAKYSDEMKILAQKLLALISESVGLRPSCIEDGVGELYQNITISYYPPCPQPDLTLGLQSHSDMGAITLLIQDDVGGLQVLQNGSDNWVTVQPLSDAILVLLADQTESMFRSFCGKDIFL; translated from the exons ATGGAAGTTACTGGCGAACCCATTCGGGTACAATCTCTGATTCAATCGGGTCTATCTCAGGTTCCATTCGAATATATCCAACCCCCAAATAACCGACCCATTCATACCGATCCCGATGCCAACATCCCCATCGTCGACCTCTTCAACTTCAACCCCAACCGCCGTCATTCCACCCGGGAAGTAATCGGACAAGCCTGCCGTGAATGGGGCGCCTTCCACATAATCAACCACGGCGTTCCCACAACCCTCCTCGACGCCGTCCGTCGCGCAGGCCTCGCATTCTTCGACGAATGCCCCATGCCAGAAAAGCTCCGGTACGCTTGTACCGCCGGCGCCGCTGCATCCGAGGGGTACGGAAGCCGGATGCTGGTGAGCTCAAATGAAAAAGGAAATGACGCCGTCTCGCAGGTCCTTGATTGGAGAGACTATTTCGACCACCACACTTTTCCCCTTTCTCGCCGGGACCCTAATCGTTGGCCGAATTTTACATCTGATTACAGGGAATCGGTAGCTAAGTACAGTGATGAAATGAAGATTCTGGCGCAAAAGTTACTAGCTTTGATATCAGAGAGTGTTGGGTTGCGACCTTCTTGCATTGAAGATGGTGTTGGAGAATTGTACCAGAATATAACTATAAGCTATTACCCACCGTGTCCTCAACCGGACCTCACACTTGGTCTGCAATCACATTCTGATATGGGTGCTATTACCCTTTTGATTCAAGACGATGTGGGTGGTCTTCAGGTTCTTCAAAATGGTAGTGATAATTGGGTTACTGTGCAGCCTTTGTCAGATGCTATTCTTGTTCTTTTGGCTGACCAAACTGAG AGCATGTTTAGGAGCTTTTGTGGGAAAGACATTTTCCTTTAA
- the LOC101493321 gene encoding protein TIC 40, chloroplastic, which translates to MENLNLALVSSPKPLLLGHSSSRNVFTRRKPFTFGKFFVSANSSSSHVTRAAPKSHQNPKSVQGKLIVHNFASISSSNSQETTSVGVSPQLSPPPSSTVGSPLFWIGVGVGFSALFSIVASRLKKYAMQQAFKTMMGQMNTQNNPFDSAAFSPGSPFPFPMPSSSGPAAPASSAGTQSQSTSARTASQSTVTVDIPATKVEAAPSTNAKDEVEVKNEPKKIGFVDVSPEESVQKSPFESFKDVDESSSFKEARAPAEAFQNGAPSNQGFGNSPGSQSGGKSVLSVEALEKMMEDPTVQKMVYPYLPEEMRNPSTFKWMLQNPQYRQQLEEMLNNMGGSTEWDSRMMDTLKNFDLNSPDVKQQFDQIGLSPEEVISKIMANPEVAMAFQNPRVQAAIMDCSSNPLNIAKYQNDKEVMDVFNKISELFPGVSGPP; encoded by the exons ATGGAGAATCTTAACTTAGCCCTTGTTTCTTCCCCTAAACCTTTGCTTCTGGGACATTCTTCTTCAAGAAACGTTTTCACTAGAAGAAAGCCTTTCACTTTTGGGAAGTTCTTTGTTTCTGCCAATTCTTCATCCTCTCATGTGACCAGGGCTGCTCCTAAATCTCACCAAAATCCTAAATCtg TGCAGGGGAAGCTGATAGTGCATAATTTTGCTAGCATTTCTTCTTCAAATAGTCAAGAAACCACATCAGTTGGAGTTAGCCCCCAGTTATCACCACCTCCATCTTCGACTGT AGGGTCACCGCTCTTTTGGATTGGTGTTGGAGTTGGGTTTTCTGCACTATTTTCAATT GTAGCATCAAGATTAAAG AAATATGCAATGCAACAAGCTTTCAAGACCATGATGGGCCAGATGAATACACAAAATAATCCATTTGACAGTGCTGCCTTTTCCCCTGGATCTCCTTTCCCCTTTCCAATGCCTTCATCATCAGGGCCTGCTGCACCTGCTAGTTCTGCTGGTACTCAATCTCAATCAACTTCTGCACGAACTGCATCTCAGTCCACTGTAACAGTAGACATACCTGCAACAAAAGTAGAAGCAGCCCCATCAACCAATGCTAAAGATGAAGTGGAAGTAAAGAATGAACCTAAAAAAATTG GTTTTGTAGATGTTTCTCCAGAAGAAAGTGTACAGAAGAGTCCTTTTGAAAGCTTTAAAGATGTTGATGAATCAAGTTCATTCAAGGAAGCCCGGGCTCCAGCAGAA GCTTTTCAAAATGGAGCTCCCTCTAACCAAGGCTTTGGCAATTCACCAGGTTCTCAATCTGGCG GAAAATCAGTCTTATCAGTGGAAGCTTTAGAGAAAATGATGGAGGACCCAACAGTGCAGAAGATGGTTTATCC CTATTTACCTGAGGAGATGAGGAACCCTTCTACCTTCAAAT GGATGCTGCAGAATCCTCAGTACCGTCAACAACTTGAAGAAATGCT AAACAACATGGGTGGAAGCACTGAATGGGACAGTCGAATGATGGACACCTTAAAAAATTTTGACCTCAATAGTCCCGATGTTAAACAACAATTCG ATCAAATCGGGCTTTCTCCAGAAGAAGTCATTTCAAAGATTATGGCCAATCCTGAAGTTGCAATGGCATTTCAAAATCCTAGAGTTCAAGCAGCTATTATGGAT TGTTCATCAAATCCACTGAATATTGCCAAATATCAAAATGATAAGGAG GTCATGGACGTCTTCAATAAAATATCTGAACTCTTCCCCGGAGTGTCAGGCCCCCCTTGA
- the LOC101490498 gene encoding uncharacterized protein gives MVSVPATVSSLVMGKSNDNGCEGGESTTATTGIKRITVRRNVGAASPRSQSPARANGNAANQPSLSRNSSRKAEESPYRRNPLNELEPNTFPIPHSTTNDNSSRLENISKKEAEFEANKKPNVSRIELDKGEDLSYKPKLQQEEDVKVISSITDNVVVKTEVPQGVENHKPQTLSRSRSLRRSRDLELDLNHEALSIPPQSYTSLLLEDIQNFHQKNTQPPPFSLPACVTRACSIVEAVANLNSNNSSNLSGVEDRRNPPSYQSSRNEYSVPLGSRKDPIVESELLVYDDMVESSLHKYVTVNRGGSDMDDQEESSGSNNLTVSSAKQRHGISSSSWEPSSTDSKDRWTARLNNCKEEDLKGPLRSQRRVSSVAGRANLDGAKKKLNSKKRECDRQHHDESGRGRLGANNVHHMKPVVTAAAVT, from the exons ATGGTATCTGTTCCTGCTACTGTTTCATCCCTTGTGATGGGTAAGAGCAATGACAATGGTTGTGAAGGTGGAGAGTCTACAACAGCTACAACTGGTATTAAGAGGATTACAGTTAGGAGAAATGTCGGTGCAGCTTCACCACGTTCTCAATCTCCTGCAAGAGCAAATGGGAATGCAGCAAATCAACCATCTCTTAGCCGCAACTCCTCAAGGAAAGCAGAAGAATCACCATACAGAAGAAATCCATTGAATGAGCTTGAACCTAACACTTTTCCTATTCCACATTCAACAACCAACGATAACAGCAGCCGGTTGGAAAATATATCCAAGAAGGAAGCTGAATTTGAAGCTAATAAG AAACCAAATGTTAGCAGAATTGAATTGGACAAGGGTGAAGATCTGAGTTACAAGCCAAAATTGCAACAAGAGGAAGATGTCAAAGTGATATCTTCAATAACTGATAATGTTGTTGTCAAGACAGAGGTGCCACAAGGGGTTGAAAACCACAAACCCCAGACATTATCAAGAAGCCGATCTTTGAGGCGATCACGAGACTTAGAGTTAGATCTCAACCATGAAGCTCTATCGATTCCTCCACAATCCTACACCTCCCTACTGCTTGAAGATATCCAGAACTTCCATCAAAAGAACACACAACCACCACCCTTTTCTCTCCCAGCTTGTGTCACCAGAGCTTGCTCTATCGTTGAAGCTGTTGCTAATCTCAATTCCAATAACAGCTCCAACTTGTCTGGTGTAGAGGACAGGAGAAATCCACCAAGTTATCAGTCTAGTAGGAATGAATACAGTGTTCCATTGGGTTCTAGAAAGGATCCAATTGTAGAGTCTGAGTTACTTGTTTATGATGATATGGTCGAATCGAGCTTACATAAGTATGTGACAGTGAATAGGGGTGGTTCAGACATGGACGACCAAGAAGAGTCTTCAGGAAGCAACAACTTAACTGTCAGTAGTGCGAAACAGCGGCATggcatttcttcttcttcttgggaACCCAGTTCTACTGATTCAAAAGATCGTTGGACTGCTAGATTGAACAACTGCAAAGAGGAGGATCTGAAAGGTCCATTACGCTCGCAAAGAAGGGTGTCTTCTGTAGCAGGACGTGCGAACTTGGATGGAGCAAAGAAGAAATTGAACAGCAAAAAGAGAGAGTGTGATCGTCAGCATCACGATGAATCGGGACGTGGCAGGCTTGGTGCCAATAATGTCCATCACATGAAACCAGTTGTCACAGCAGCTGCAGTCACATAA
- the LOC101493642 gene encoding WAT1-related protein At3g02690, chloroplastic, whose product MASSLWCSSPFTTTTTTTTIHRYSFISHTPQFLNQLPSSSRFSTTPSSLRFRVPCSNNKTTLKNGKPPESTELELLDCVGTGQDVECVLNTEQEDGNAKKIDEPSSKTLCLAEGLWEGAVLISPFFFWGTAMVAMKEVLPKYGPFFVSSFRLIPAGFLLVAFASSRGRPFPSGLNAWLSISLFALVDAACFQGFLAEGLQKTSAGLGSVIIDSQPLTVAVLAALLFGESIGIVGAAGLVLGVVGLVLLELPALSFDRSNFSLWGSGEWWMLLAAQSMAVGTVMVRWVSKYSDPIMATGWHMVIGGLPLVAFAILNNDPAVSGSLKEYSSSDILALLYTSIFGSAVSYGVFFYSATRGSLTKLSSLTFLTPMFASIFGFLYLGETFSPVQLVGAIVTVAAIYMVNFRNTSTE is encoded by the exons ATGGCGTCGTCGTTGTGGTGCTCTTCTCCtttcaccaccaccaccaccaccaccactatCCACCGCTACTCTTTCATATCTCACACTCCTCAATTTCTCAACCAACTCCCATCTTCTTCTCGCTTTTCCACTACTCCATCTTCCCTTCGATTTAGGGTTCCATGCTCCAACAACAAAACCACCCTAAAAAACGGAAAACCACCCGAATCCACCGAGCTTGAGCTGCTAGATTGCGTCGGAACAGGACAAGACGTGGAGTGCGTCCTAAACACAGAACAAGAAGATGGAAACGCAAAGAAAATAGATGAACCATCATCGAAGACACTGTGCCTAGCCGAAGGGTTATGGGAAGGTGCTGTGTTAATATCGCCGTTCTTCTTCTGGGGAACCGCCATGGTAGCGATGAAAGAAGTGCTTCCGAAATACGGTCCTTTTTTCGTTTCATCTTTTCGTCTCATTCCCGCTGGGTTTCTACTCGTTGCTTTTGCTTCTTCGAGAGGAAGGCCTTTCCCGTCTGGGTTGAATGCTTGGCTTTCCATCTCTCTCTTCGCTCTTGTAGATGCTGCTTGTTTTCAG GGTTTTCTCGCTGAAGGGTTGCAGAAGACTTCAGCTGGTTTGGGCAGT GTTATTATTGATTCACAACCTTTGACAGTGGCCGTACTTGCAGCTTTGTTATTTGGTGAGTCCATTGGAATTGTTGGAGCTGCTGGGCTTGTACTTGGTGTTGTAGGACTTGTGTTACTCGAG TTACCTGCCCTATCATTTGATAGAAGCAACTTCTCACTGTGGGGAAGTGGGGAGTGGTGGATGCTTCTTGCAGCTCAGAGCATGGCAGTTGGCACTGTTATGGTTCGGTGGGTCTCCAAGTACTCTGATCCTATCATGGCAACTGGATGG CATATGGTTATTGGCGGTCTCCCCCTGGTGGCATTTGCTATTCTTAACAATGATCCTGCTGTAAGTGGGAGTCTTAAAGAGTACAGTTCAAGTGATATATTGGCACTTCTTTACACGTCCATTTTTGGAAGCGCTGTTAGCTATGGTGTTTTCTTCTACAGTGCAACTAGAG GTAGCTTGACCAAGCTCAGTTCACTTACATTTCTAACCCCAATGTTTGCTTCAATTTTCGG GTTTCTGTATCTTGGTGAGACCTTCTCACCTGTACAGCTTGTTGGAGCCATTGTTACTGTAGCTGCAATATATATGGTTAACTTCAGAAACACTTCAACGGAATGA